In Bradyrhizobium sp. 1(2017), one DNA window encodes the following:
- the fba gene encoding class II fructose-bisphosphate aldolase (catalyzes the reversible aldol condensation of dihydroxyacetonephosphate and glyceraldehyde 3-phosphate in the Calvin cycle, glycolysis, and/or gluconeogenesis), with amino-acid sequence MARITLRQLLDHAASHGYAVPAFNINNMEQGIAIMQAAAEVDAPVIIQASRGARSYAGDLMLSHMIDALERTYPDIPLCMHQDHGNDEATCASAIAHGFTSVMMDGSLKADAKTAADYDYNVAITRRVVDLAHWVGASVEGELGVLGSLEHGGGEQEDGHGVEGKVSHDQLLTDPDQAVDFVRATKVDALAIAMGTSHGAYKFSRKPDGDILAMRVVEEIHRRLPNTHLVMHGSSSVPQPLQDMFNQFGGEMPQTWGVPVEEIVRGIRSGVRKVNIDTDCRLAMTAVFRKVAAQTRSEFDPRKFLKPAMDAMRELCRERFEQFGTAGHANKIKVIPLSEMARRYRAGELDPRIAREPVAA; translated from the coding sequence GTGGCCCGTATCACCCTTCGCCAACTGCTCGATCACGCCGCCAGCCACGGCTACGCCGTGCCGGCCTTCAACATCAACAACATGGAGCAGGGTATCGCGATCATGCAGGCCGCGGCCGAGGTCGATGCCCCCGTCATCATCCAGGCCTCGCGCGGCGCGCGCAGCTATGCCGGCGATCTCATGCTCTCGCACATGATCGACGCGCTGGAGCGGACCTATCCCGATATCCCCCTTTGCATGCACCAGGACCACGGCAATGACGAGGCGACCTGCGCCTCCGCCATCGCCCATGGTTTCACCTCGGTGATGATGGACGGCTCGCTGAAGGCCGATGCAAAAACCGCGGCCGACTACGATTACAACGTCGCGATCACTCGCCGCGTCGTCGACCTCGCCCATTGGGTCGGCGCGTCCGTCGAGGGCGAGCTTGGCGTGCTCGGCTCGCTCGAGCATGGCGGCGGCGAGCAGGAGGATGGCCATGGCGTCGAGGGCAAGGTCAGCCACGATCAGTTGCTGACCGATCCCGACCAGGCGGTCGACTTCGTCCGCGCGACGAAGGTTGATGCGCTCGCGATCGCGATGGGGACCTCGCACGGCGCCTACAAGTTCAGCCGCAAGCCCGACGGTGACATCCTGGCGATGCGCGTGGTCGAGGAGATTCACCGGCGGCTCCCGAACACCCATCTGGTCATGCACGGCTCGTCCTCGGTGCCGCAGCCGCTCCAGGACATGTTCAACCAGTTCGGCGGCGAGATGCCGCAGACCTGGGGCGTGCCGGTCGAGGAGATCGTCCGCGGCATCCGAAGCGGCGTGCGCAAGGTCAATATCGACACCGACTGCCGGTTGGCGATGACCGCGGTGTTCCGCAAGGTCGCCGCGCAAACGCGCTCCGAATTCGATCCGCGCAAATTCCTCAAGCCCGCGATGGATGCGATGCGCGAGCTTTGTCGCGAGCGCTTCGAGCAGTTCGGCACGGCCGGTCATGCCAACAAGATCAAGGTCATTCCCTTGAGCGAGATGGCCCGGCGCTATCGCGCGGGCGAATTGGATCCCCGCATCGCCCGCGAGCCCGTTGCGGCCTAA
- a CDS encoding form I ribulose bisphosphate carboxylase large subunit, which produces MNAHAGTVRGKERYRSGVMEYKRMGYWEPDYTPKDTDVIALFRVTPQEGVDPIEASAAVAGESSTATWTVVWTDRLTAAEKYRAKCYRVDPVPGTPGSYFAYIAYDLDLFEPGSIANLSASIIGNVFGFKPLKALRLEDMRFPVAYVKTFQGPATGIVVERERLDKFGRPLLGATVKPKLGLSGRNYGRVVYEALKGGLDFTKDDENINSQPFMHWRDRFLYCMEAVNRAQAASGEVKGTYLNVTAGTMEDMYERAEFAKELGSVIVMIDLVIGYTAIQSMAKWARRNDMILHLHRAGHSTYTRQKSHGVSFRVIAKWMRLAGVDHIHAGTVVGKLEGDPNTTRGYYDVCREEFNPTRLEHGIFFDQSWASLNKMMPVASGGIHAGQMHQLLDLLGEDVVLQFGGGTIGHPMGIAAGAIANRVALEAMILARNEGRDYVHEGPEILAKAAQTCTPLKSALDVWKDVTFNYQSTDTPDFVPTALETV; this is translated from the coding sequence ATGAACGCACATGCAGGCACGGTCCGCGGCAAAGAACGCTATCGCTCCGGCGTGATGGAATACAAGCGCATGGGCTATTGGGAGCCCGACTACACGCCAAAGGACACCGACGTGATCGCGCTGTTCCGCGTCACGCCGCAGGAAGGCGTCGATCCGATCGAGGCGTCGGCTGCGGTGGCCGGTGAATCCTCGACGGCGACCTGGACCGTGGTGTGGACCGATCGCCTGACCGCTGCCGAAAAATATCGCGCCAAGTGCTATCGCGTCGATCCGGTCCCGGGTACGCCCGGCTCGTACTTCGCCTACATCGCCTATGATCTCGACCTGTTCGAGCCGGGCTCGATCGCGAACCTGTCGGCATCCATCATCGGCAACGTGTTCGGCTTTAAGCCGCTGAAGGCGCTGCGCCTGGAGGACATGCGCTTCCCCGTCGCCTATGTGAAGACGTTCCAGGGGCCGGCGACCGGCATCGTGGTCGAGCGCGAACGCCTCGACAAGTTCGGCCGGCCGCTGCTTGGCGCCACGGTCAAGCCGAAGCTCGGTCTTTCCGGGCGCAACTACGGCCGCGTGGTCTACGAGGCGCTCAAGGGCGGGCTCGACTTCACCAAGGACGACGAGAACATCAACTCGCAGCCCTTCATGCACTGGCGCGACCGTTTCCTCTACTGCATGGAGGCGGTGAACCGGGCGCAGGCGGCATCCGGTGAGGTGAAGGGTACATACCTCAACGTCACCGCGGGGACGATGGAGGACATGTATGAGCGCGCGGAGTTCGCCAAGGAGCTCGGCTCGGTCATCGTCATGATCGACCTCGTGATCGGCTACACCGCGATCCAGTCGATGGCGAAGTGGGCGCGCCGCAACGACATGATCCTGCATCTGCACCGCGCCGGCCACTCGACCTATACGCGGCAGAAGAGTCACGGCGTGTCGTTCCGCGTCATCGCCAAATGGATGCGGCTCGCCGGTGTCGACCACATCCATGCCGGCACGGTGGTCGGCAAGCTCGAAGGCGATCCGAACACCACGCGCGGCTACTACGACGTCTGCCGCGAGGAGTTCAACCCGACCAGGCTCGAGCACGGCATTTTCTTCGACCAGTCCTGGGCGAGCCTGAACAAGATGATGCCGGTCGCCTCCGGCGGCATTCATGCCGGCCAGATGCACCAGCTGCTCGATCTCCTGGGTGAGGACGTCGTGCTGCAGTTCGGCGGCGGCACCATCGGCCATCCCATGGGCATTGCGGCCGGCGCGATCGCCAACCGCGTGGCGCTGGAAGCGATGATCCTCGCCCGCAACGAGGGCCGCGACTACGTCCATGAGGGCCCGGAAATCCTGGCCAAGGCGGCGCAGACCTGCACGCCCCTGAAGTCCGCGCTCGATGTCTGGAAGGACGTCACCTTCAACTATCAATCCACCGACACGCCGGACTTCGTGCCGACCGCGCTGGAAACCGTCTGA
- a CDS encoding ribulose bisphosphate carboxylase small subunit: MKLTQGCFSFLPDLTDDQIYKQVQYCLANGWAVNIEFTDDPHPRSTYWEMWGLPMFDLQDAAGVMMELAECRRVYGDRYIRISGFDSNHGWESVRISFLVNRPPQEAEFELVRQEVGGRAIRYTTVRKPAAHASH; this comes from the coding sequence ATGAAACTGACCCAGGGCTGCTTCTCGTTCCTGCCTGATCTCACCGACGACCAGATCTATAAGCAGGTGCAATACTGCCTCGCCAATGGCTGGGCGGTGAACATCGAGTTCACCGACGATCCGCATCCCCGCAGCACCTATTGGGAGATGTGGGGCCTGCCGATGTTCGATCTCCAGGATGCCGCCGGCGTGATGATGGAGCTCGCCGAGTGCCGCAGGGTGTACGGCGACCGCTACATCCGTATCAGCGGCTTCGATTCCAACCATGGCTGGGAATCCGTGCGCATCTCCTTCCTCGTCAACCGGCCGCCGCAGGAGGCCGAGTTCGAACTGGTGCGGCAGGAGGTCGGCGGCCGCGCGATCCGCTACACCACCGTGCGCAA